A DNA window from Sphaeramia orbicularis chromosome 22, fSphaOr1.1, whole genome shotgun sequence contains the following coding sequences:
- the LOC115413463 gene encoding immunoglobulin lambda-1 light chain-like: MLLLPPAALCCLCSALVATATQLIQEDVTLTRRVGQQVSFSCGGTEKCDLSYILWYQKKDTETFKLILVIDMSDGNLYKSYNHPQKDDFSSVRKGKGVELQIQTVKPSHSASYYCSCWKSGTTISLWYMIFGSGTKLYVTGDRPLKPVVDVYQAASTAHLDGKTSLLCVASGMFPPEVRFSWKRQKGNGAVEDLPDAEGEQLEVQESGRRTAIRTVHHNHHSSEKYWCTVQHEGGAVMAQTQQEVPALPPTPTVPPTPGPPGPPGPPVQPWDSQRLSCLFYSVLIMKSLLYCCGLCVRSLM; encoded by the exons ATGCTTCTGCTACCACCGGCTGCTCTGtgctgtctgtgttcag CACTGGTCGCCAcggcaacacagctgattcaggaGGATGTAACACTGACCAGGAGAGTCGGTCAACAAGTCTCCTTCAGCTGTGGAGGAACTGAGAAGTGTGATTTAAGTTATATTTTGTGGTACCAGAAGAAAGACACAGAAACATTTAAACTGATTCTGGTTATTGATATGAGTGATGGTAACTTATATAAAAGTTACAATCATCCTCAGAAAGATGATTTCTCATCTGTACGTAAAGGTAAAGGTGTTGAGCTGCAGATCCAGACAGTTAAACCCTCTCATTCAGCCTCGTACTACTGCAGCTGTTGGAAGTCAGGAACCACA ATTTCACTGTGGTACATGATCTTTGGTTCTGGGACTAAACTGTACGTAACag GTGATCGGCCGCTGAAGCCCGTGGTGGACGTGTACCAGGCGGCGTCCACAGCCCACCTGGACGGGAAGACCTCCCTGCTGTGTGTGGCCTCAGGCATGTTTCCTCCTGAGGTCCGGTTCTCCTGGAAAAGACAGAAGGGCAACGGAGCTGTGGAGGATCTGCCCGACGCTGAGGGAGAACAGCTGGAGGTCCAAGAGTCTGGACGCAGAACCGCCATCAGGACCGTCCATCACAATCACCACAGCTCAGAGAAATACTGGTGCACGGTCCAGCACGAGGGGGGGGCGGTGATGGCCCAGACCCAACAAG AGGTTCCAGCTCTTCCACCAACCCCGACAGTCCCACCgactcctggtcctcctggtcctcctggtcctcctgtcCAGCCCTGGGACTCCCAgcgtctgtcttgtctgttttacTCAGTTCTGATAATGAAGAGTCTGCTTTACTGCTGTGGACTCTGTGTAAGGAGTCTAATGTAG